A region of Bdellovibrio sp. ArHS DNA encodes the following proteins:
- a CDS encoding cation:proton antiporter — MKLLLWIVFGLILGPGLTDISLPSWLADLSQLAGAIFLFFAGWELQFIDLRKEARFYGLVFLGSFVIPFAAGYFFFEGNLFISVALGISALPVAIQILKEKNIYNTVLARRTVTLASLCDIVAWMFLAFLLPEKDILSWLLSHWVVLAFFVGLLWGRWRPPPRHWMLPIIQMWICAPIFFIVLGWKINILHLFSWKTFGWIFGVAVLSKVLGTYVFARIAGQKHAEAFNLSFLLNARGAMEILAASYAYNAQLISGDVFAALVLLGLVTALMAIPTVKE; from the coding sequence ATGAAGCTACTGCTATGGATTGTTTTTGGCTTAATTCTAGGTCCTGGGTTGACGGACATTTCTCTGCCTTCGTGGCTAGCGGATTTGTCGCAACTGGCGGGGGCTATATTTCTTTTCTTTGCGGGTTGGGAGCTCCAGTTCATTGATTTGCGCAAAGAAGCCCGCTTTTACGGCCTGGTTTTTTTGGGCAGTTTTGTGATTCCGTTTGCGGCGGGTTACTTCTTCTTTGAAGGCAATTTATTTATATCAGTGGCGTTGGGTATCTCAGCTCTTCCGGTGGCCATACAAATCCTTAAAGAAAAGAATATCTATAATACGGTCCTTGCTCGTCGCACGGTCACCTTGGCCAGTCTGTGTGACATCGTGGCCTGGATGTTTTTGGCTTTTCTTCTACCAGAAAAAGACATCTTAAGTTGGTTGCTGAGCCATTGGGTTGTTTTGGCGTTCTTTGTCGGTCTGTTGTGGGGAAGGTGGAGGCCACCTCCTCGTCACTGGATGCTTCCGATTATCCAGATGTGGATATGTGCTCCCATTTTTTTCATCGTGCTGGGATGGAAGATCAATATCCTCCATCTTTTTTCCTGGAAGACCTTTGGATGGATTTTCGGGGTTGCGGTTTTATCGAAAGTTCTAGGTACCTATGTCTTCGCTCGTATCGCCGGCCAGAAGCATGCAGAGGCCTTTAACTTAAGTTTTCTATTAAATGCCCGTGGGGCGATGGAGATTTTGGCTGCGTCTTACGCGTACAATGCGCAGCTGATTTCTGGCGACGTTTTCGCCGCTTTAGTTCTACTAGGTTTAGTGACGGCGCTGATGGCAATTCCCACCGTAAAAGAATAG